The following coding sequences lie in one Xanthomonas hortorum pv. pelargonii genomic window:
- a CDS encoding ligand-binding sensor domain-containing diguanylate cyclase, translated as MDRVGAQTHTGCVRSRYVLRIGPLWPSLWRCALLCCVLLGAWPAFAQPLKHTAYHTVTRWSMDDGLPHNLVHAVAQGEDGLIWLGTWEGVARFNGRDFTVYDRQNTPGVELGGVFVVVRDSTGGMLFGTAFDGVYHYQDGHWQQLGDASARHLAVSALLRRADGALWVGTPQTLYRIEADGRVVDVGRQAGLPRARVTALSADDDGDLWVGTEVGLYRLPQDGSPATAWGKAHGMRDAPVRRLASDREGGLLVAGDDGVWRWSRGGGLQRFRQGQRVDSLLLDRRGHLWMSLSTGLLVVHSGAADPDEQIAISGVASPALLEDAEGLIWVGSTHGLFRVAEGAAHGVTHEDGLTSDYVRSVLQTPNGTVWVGSAVGLDRWRGEQISRVSLSPSEGGRVLEQSVLALADAGDGGVWAGTYSQGVVRLDAQGRVLVRIGAAEGLPSMSVRAVLPDGEDLWIGTTAGLVRWRNGKARHYTAADGVPDGSVQVLYRDAQGIVWSGTDRGMTALSPDGSTRAWLGEQDFPGQNAFDFLRDANGDLWIASDRGLLRLRGETFRVYDHRVGLPRDKVFRVIDDGRGYFWLSSNHGVFRIARSDFDQLDAGTRDQLSVEVVDRSDGMPGNQGNGSSAPAGWMTQSGQLLFPTAAGLGVIDPARVGTLQGHRLPIVFERLLVDGMVQPLNDPHRFGADTRRIAIGYAGLNFRGPDKVRYRYRLEGFDPEWVDADSAIEAIYTNLPPGRFRFRVQAMSLPVDWRQTALLGESSLVIELAPPWWRRGEVIALGILGLGSVIYMFYLWRTASYRRRQRQLNTVIDRRTRELSDKNLALQQASQEREALMRQLEYRASHDVLTTLPNRREAERVLQQWFDEARAGGAALALALMDIDHFKRINDAYGHEVGDAVLSAIGEALSEHDQAQCFAARHGGEEFLLAAIGLDAAQARALFERMRQRLATIDVDAQGTTVRCTASMGMAMSDEAPSRRELLALADRRLYQAKRQGRDRLVGR; from the coding sequence GTGGACAGGGTCGGGGCGCAAACGCATACAGGCTGCGTCCGCAGCAGGTACGTGCTGCGGATCGGGCCGTTGTGGCCGTCGCTGTGGCGATGCGCGTTGCTGTGCTGCGTGCTGCTCGGCGCCTGGCCGGCCTTCGCCCAGCCGCTCAAACACACCGCGTATCACACCGTCACCCGCTGGAGCATGGACGACGGCCTGCCGCACAACCTGGTGCATGCGGTGGCGCAGGGCGAAGACGGCCTGATCTGGCTCGGCACCTGGGAAGGGGTGGCGCGCTTCAACGGCCGCGATTTCACGGTCTACGACCGTCAGAACACCCCGGGCGTCGAGCTGGGCGGTGTATTCGTGGTGGTGCGCGACAGCACCGGCGGGATGTTGTTCGGCACTGCGTTCGATGGGGTCTACCACTATCAGGACGGCCACTGGCAGCAACTGGGCGATGCCTCCGCGCGGCATCTGGCGGTGAGTGCATTGCTGCGGCGTGCCGATGGCGCGTTGTGGGTGGGCACCCCGCAGACGCTGTACCGGATCGAGGCCGATGGGCGGGTGGTCGATGTGGGCCGCCAGGCCGGGCTGCCGCGTGCACGCGTCACCGCGCTCTCGGCCGACGACGACGGCGATCTGTGGGTGGGCACCGAGGTCGGGCTGTATCGCCTGCCGCAGGATGGCAGCCCGGCAACCGCCTGGGGCAAGGCGCACGGCATGCGCGATGCGCCGGTGCGACGGCTGGCCAGCGACCGCGAAGGCGGTTTGCTGGTGGCTGGCGACGACGGGGTGTGGCGGTGGAGCCGCGGCGGCGGCCTGCAACGCTTCCGTCAGGGCCAGCGCGTGGATTCGTTGTTGTTGGATCGACGCGGGCATCTATGGATGAGTCTGTCGACCGGGTTGCTGGTGGTGCATAGCGGCGCGGCCGATCCGGACGAGCAGATCGCCATTTCCGGTGTGGCCAGCCCGGCCCTGCTGGAAGATGCCGAAGGCCTGATCTGGGTCGGCAGCACACACGGCTTGTTCCGGGTTGCCGAAGGCGCCGCGCATGGCGTCACCCACGAGGACGGCCTCACCTCCGATTACGTGCGCAGCGTGTTGCAGACGCCCAATGGCACGGTGTGGGTGGGCAGCGCGGTGGGCCTGGACCGCTGGCGCGGCGAGCAGATCAGCCGGGTGTCGTTGTCGCCCAGCGAGGGCGGGCGCGTGCTGGAACAGTCGGTGCTGGCGCTGGCCGACGCCGGCGACGGCGGTGTGTGGGCCGGCACCTATAGCCAGGGCGTGGTGCGTCTGGATGCGCAAGGCCGCGTGCTGGTGCGCATCGGTGCAGCCGAGGGCTTGCCGTCGATGTCGGTGCGCGCAGTGCTGCCCGACGGCGAGGATCTGTGGATCGGCACCACCGCCGGGCTGGTGCGTTGGCGCAACGGCAAGGCGCGCCACTACACCGCCGCCGACGGCGTGCCGGACGGTTCGGTGCAGGTGCTGTATCGCGATGCGCAGGGGATTGTGTGGAGCGGCACCGATCGCGGCATGACCGCGCTGTCGCCGGACGGCAGCACCCGCGCATGGCTGGGCGAGCAGGATTTCCCCGGGCAGAACGCGTTCGACTTCCTGCGCGATGCCAATGGCGATCTGTGGATCGCCAGCGATCGCGGCCTGTTGCGCTTGCGCGGAGAGACATTCCGCGTCTACGACCACCGGGTCGGGCTGCCGCGCGACAAGGTGTTTCGGGTGATCGACGACGGCCGCGGCTATTTCTGGTTGTCGAGCAACCATGGCGTGTTCCGCATCGCGCGCAGCGATTTCGACCAGCTCGATGCGGGCACGCGCGACCAATTGAGTGTGGAAGTGGTGGATCGCAGCGACGGCATGCCTGGCAATCAGGGCAACGGCAGCAGCGCGCCGGCCGGCTGGATGACACAGTCCGGGCAGCTGCTGTTTCCTACCGCAGCCGGGCTTGGCGTGATCGACCCGGCGCGCGTGGGCACCTTGCAAGGCCATCGCTTGCCGATCGTGTTCGAGCGCCTGCTGGTCGATGGCATGGTGCAGCCGTTGAACGACCCGCATCGATTCGGCGCAGACACCCGGCGTATCGCCATTGGCTATGCCGGGTTGAATTTTCGTGGGCCGGACAAGGTGCGTTATCGCTACCGGCTGGAAGGCTTCGATCCGGAATGGGTGGATGCCGACAGCGCCATCGAGGCGATCTACACCAATCTGCCGCCGGGCCGTTTTCGTTTCCGTGTGCAGGCGATGTCGCTGCCGGTGGACTGGCGGCAGACCGCGTTGCTGGGCGAATCCAGCCTGGTCATCGAACTGGCGCCGCCATGGTGGCGGCGTGGCGAAGTGATCGCGCTGGGCATCCTTGGCCTGGGCAGTGTGATCTACATGTTTTATTTATGGCGCACGGCCAGTTACCGCCGACGGCAGCGTCAGCTCAACACCGTGATCGACCGGCGCACACGCGAGTTGAGCGACAAGAACCTCGCACTGCAGCAGGCCAGCCAGGAGCGCGAAGCGTTGATGCGTCAGCTGGAGTATCGCGCCAGCCACGACGTGCTCACCACGCTGCCCAACCGGCGCGAGGCCGAGCGCGTGCTGCAGCAATGGTTCGACGAAGCGCGCGCCGGTGGTGCGGCATTGGCGTTGGCGCTGATGGATATCGATCACTTCAAACGCATCAACGATGCCTACGGCCATGAGGTCGGCGATGCGGTGTTGTCTGCGATTGGCGAGGCGTTGAGCGAACACGATCAGGCACAGTGCTTTGCCGCCCGGCATGGTGGCGAAGAGTTCTTGCTGGCGGCCATCGGCCTGGACGCGGCGCAGGCGCGCGCGCTGTTCGAGCGCATGCGCCAACGGCTTGCAACGATCGATGTCGACGCGCAGGGCACCACCGTGCGTTGCACCGCCAGCATGGGCATGGCGATGAGCGATGAAGCGCCGAGCCGGCGCGAATTGCTGGCATTGGCCGATCGCCGTCTGTATCAGGCCAAGCGGCAGGGGCGGGATCGCTTGGTGGGGCGGTGA
- the leuB gene encoding 3-isopropylmalate dehydrogenase, translating to MSKQILILPGDGIGPEIMAEAVKVLTRIDAQHGLGFTLVYDELGGAAYDKYGSPLADETLERARAADAVLLGAVGGPQWDTIDPSLRPERGLLKIRSQLGLFANLRPALLYPQLADASTLKPEVVAGLDLLILRELTGGIYFGQPRGTRTLENGERQAYDTLPYSESEIRRIAKAGFEMARLRGKKLCSVDKANVLASSQLWRAVVEEVAKDYPDIALSHMYVDNAAMQLVRAPKQFDVIVTDNMFGDILSDQASMLTGSIGMLPSASLDANNKGMYEPCHGSAPDIAGKGIANPLATILSVAMMLRYTFAQAAAADAIERAVGKVLDQGLRTADIWSEGTTKVGTVAMGDAVVAAL from the coding sequence ATGAGCAAGCAGATTTTGATTCTTCCCGGTGACGGCATTGGTCCGGAGATCATGGCCGAAGCGGTCAAGGTGCTGACGCGGATCGATGCGCAACATGGCCTGGGCTTTACCCTGGTTTACGACGAACTGGGTGGCGCGGCCTACGACAAGTACGGCAGCCCGCTGGCCGACGAAACGCTGGAGCGTGCGCGCGCTGCCGATGCGGTGCTGTTGGGCGCGGTCGGCGGGCCGCAATGGGACACCATCGATCCATCGCTGCGTCCGGAACGTGGGTTGCTCAAGATCCGCTCGCAGCTGGGTTTGTTCGCCAACCTGCGTCCGGCGCTGTTGTATCCGCAGCTGGCCGATGCCTCCACGCTCAAGCCGGAGGTCGTTGCGGGGCTGGATCTACTGATCCTGCGTGAACTCACCGGCGGCATTTACTTCGGTCAACCGCGTGGTACGCGCACGCTGGAAAATGGTGAGCGTCAGGCTTACGACACCTTGCCGTACAGCGAAAGCGAAATCCGTCGCATCGCTAAGGCCGGCTTCGAGATGGCGCGTTTGCGCGGCAAGAAGCTGTGTTCGGTGGACAAAGCCAATGTGCTGGCATCGAGCCAGCTATGGCGCGCGGTGGTGGAGGAAGTCGCGAAGGATTATCCGGACATCGCGCTATCGCACATGTACGTGGACAACGCGGCGATGCAACTGGTGCGCGCACCCAAGCAGTTCGACGTGATCGTGACCGACAACATGTTCGGCGACATCCTGTCCGATCAAGCATCCATGCTCACCGGCTCGATCGGCATGCTGCCCTCGGCCTCGCTGGATGCCAACAACAAAGGCATGTATGAGCCGTGTCATGGCTCGGCACCGGATATCGCCGGCAAGGGCATTGCCAATCCGCTGGCGACCATCCTGTCGGTGGCGATGATGTTGCGCTATACCTTCGCGCAGGCCGCCGCTGCCGATGCGATCGAGCGCGCTGTCGGCAAGGTACTCGACCAGGGCCTGCGCACCGCCGACATCTGGTCGGAAGGCACGACCAAGGTCGGCACGGTCGCGATGGGTGATGCGGTGGTTGCTGCGCTGTAA
- a CDS encoding LysR family transcriptional regulator, with the protein MDLGSLSAFVAIAESGSFSAAGEALHLTQPAVSKRIALLEGQLSARLFDRLGRQVVLTEAGQALLPRAQRILAELQDTRRVLEHLGAAVGGRLSLATSHHVGLHRLPALLRGFAAQHPQAALDIQLLDSELAYAAVLRGEVELAVTTLAPDTRAPLRARPIWHDRLQFVVAPDHPLASLRAVTLEDVVAHPAVLPDPGTFTHRIVAGLFAERGLVPSLRMTTNYLETIKMLVSVGLAWSVLPERMIDHQIVALPLADVALSRELGCVTHGGRTLSRAAQAFVALLHAQADQGQL; encoded by the coding sequence ATGGACCTGGGCAGCCTCAGCGCGTTCGTGGCAATTGCCGAGAGCGGTAGCTTCTCTGCCGCCGGCGAGGCGCTGCACCTCACCCAACCGGCGGTGAGCAAGCGCATCGCCTTGCTGGAAGGGCAATTGTCTGCACGCCTGTTCGATCGCCTCGGCCGCCAGGTGGTGCTGACCGAAGCCGGCCAGGCCTTGTTGCCACGCGCGCAACGCATCCTGGCCGAGCTGCAGGACACCCGCCGCGTGCTGGAACACCTTGGTGCGGCGGTCGGCGGGCGCCTGAGCCTGGCCACCAGCCACCATGTCGGCCTGCACCGTCTGCCCGCGTTGTTGCGCGGCTTTGCTGCACAACATCCGCAGGCGGCGCTGGACATCCAGCTCCTGGATTCGGAACTGGCCTATGCAGCCGTGCTGCGCGGAGAGGTGGAACTGGCGGTGACCACGCTGGCGCCAGACACGCGTGCGCCGCTACGCGCGCGGCCGATCTGGCATGACCGCCTGCAGTTCGTGGTGGCGCCGGATCATCCGTTGGCGTCACTGCGCGCAGTGACGCTGGAGGATGTGGTGGCGCACCCTGCGGTGCTGCCGGACCCGGGCACCTTCACCCATCGCATCGTCGCCGGCCTGTTCGCCGAGCGCGGGCTGGTGCCGAGCCTGCGCATGACCACCAATTATCTGGAGACGATCAAGATGCTGGTGTCGGTGGGCCTGGCCTGGAGCGTGTTGCCGGAGCGCATGATCGATCATCAGATCGTGGCGCTGCCGCTGGCCGATGTCGCGCTGTCGCGTGAGCTGGGTTGCGTGACACATGGCGGGCGCACCTTGTCGCGTGCCGCGCAGGCATTTGTTGCGCTGTTGCATGCGCAGGCGGATCAGGGGCAGCTGTAA
- a CDS encoding TetR/AcrR family transcriptional regulator encodes MSSSPPLKSKTKSNGPGRPKDLGKRAAILGAARTMFMEQGFAGVSMDGIAAAAGVSKLTVYSHFGDKESLFSEAIRAQCQHMMPDDLFDHAPKGNLRDQLIEIANAFFTMVSADSAIATHRMMMAPGTGDVHVREMFWDAGPKRTQQALADFLSARVADGQLEIPELERAASQFFCLLKGELYALMMCGLHGQPTRAQVDEHIQASVDFFLRAYAPR; translated from the coding sequence ATGTCCAGTTCGCCCCCCCTCAAGTCCAAGACCAAGAGCAACGGTCCTGGGCGTCCCAAGGATCTTGGGAAACGCGCCGCCATCCTGGGCGCCGCCCGCACCATGTTCATGGAGCAGGGCTTTGCAGGGGTCAGCATGGACGGCATCGCCGCAGCCGCCGGCGTCTCCAAACTGACCGTTTACAGTCACTTTGGCGACAAAGAAAGCCTGTTTTCCGAAGCGATCCGTGCACAATGCCAACACATGATGCCGGACGATCTGTTCGACCACGCCCCCAAAGGCAACTTGCGCGACCAGCTGATCGAAATCGCCAATGCCTTCTTTACGATGGTCAGCGCCGACTCGGCGATCGCCACCCACCGCATGATGATGGCGCCCGGTACCGGCGACGTGCATGTGCGCGAAATGTTCTGGGATGCCGGCCCCAAGCGCACCCAACAGGCACTGGCGGATTTCCTCTCGGCGCGGGTCGCCGATGGCCAATTGGAAATCCCCGAGCTGGAGCGCGCTGCTTCACAGTTTTTCTGCCTGCTCAAAGGCGAGCTGTATGCGCTGATGATGTGCGGCCTGCATGGTCAGCCCACCCGCGCGCAGGTGGACGAGCACATTCAGGCCAGTGTGGATTTCTTTTTGAGGGCGTATGCGCCGCGCTGA
- a CDS encoding protein-L-isoaspartate O-methyltransferase family protein, with protein MTIDFSQAREKMVEQQIRPWDVLDLRVLDVLARLPREAFVPEAYKTLAYVDVEIPLSAGHKMMKPVVEGRMLQALDLQPGEDVLEIGTGSGFSTACLAALAREVVSLEIDPALATAARANLDSTGLGSNVRIETADVFAWQSERRFDAICITGAVDTLPTQWLQWLRPNGRLFVVRGHEPVMEAVLVRGDVNAPRIESLFETDLAYLQGAAPTPRFQF; from the coding sequence ATGACGATCGATTTCTCCCAAGCCCGCGAAAAAATGGTCGAACAGCAGATCCGGCCGTGGGATGTGCTGGATCTGCGCGTGCTCGACGTGCTGGCGCGCCTGCCGCGCGAGGCCTTCGTGCCAGAGGCTTACAAGACCCTGGCCTACGTCGATGTGGAAATTCCGCTGTCGGCCGGCCACAAGATGATGAAGCCAGTGGTCGAAGGCCGCATGCTGCAGGCGCTGGATCTGCAGCCGGGCGAAGACGTGCTGGAAATCGGCACCGGCAGTGGATTTTCCACCGCCTGCCTGGCCGCACTGGCCCGCGAAGTGGTGAGCCTGGAGATCGATCCGGCACTGGCCACCGCCGCACGCGCCAATCTGGACAGCACCGGCCTGGGCAGCAACGTCCGCATCGAAACCGCCGACGTGTTCGCCTGGCAGAGCGAGCGTCGTTTCGATGCCATCTGCATCACCGGCGCAGTCGACACGCTACCGACCCAGTGGCTGCAGTGGTTGCGCCCGAATGGCCGGCTGTTTGTCGTGCGTGGTCACGAACCGGTGATGGAAGCAGTCCTGGTGCGTGGCGACGTCAACGCTCCGCGCATCGAATCGTTATTCGAAACCGACCTCGCCTATCTTCAGGGCGCGGCACCGACGCCCCGATTCCAATTCTGA
- a CDS encoding class I SAM-dependent methyltransferase, protein MNSVANATDAGAQRAHVAAQFGPQAQAYLHSDVHAQGAEFAELRAGLAGHRNGRLLDLGCGAGHVSFQLAPLMAEVVAYDLSADMLTVVAATAAERGLTQVRTMQGIAERLPFESGSLDAVVSRYSAHHWSDLGQALREVRRVLRPGGIAAFIDVVAPGLPLLDTHLQAIELLRDTSHVRDYGVAQWLQMLGDAGLQVQRHHCQRLQLDYLSWVDRMRTPEVLRAAIRALQNAAVDEVRDYFQIAADGSFSTDVLVVWAAR, encoded by the coding sequence ATGAACTCGGTTGCCAACGCCACCGATGCGGGAGCGCAGCGCGCGCATGTCGCTGCGCAGTTCGGGCCGCAGGCGCAGGCCTATCTGCATAGCGACGTGCATGCGCAAGGCGCTGAATTCGCCGAACTCCGCGCTGGTCTCGCCGGTCATCGCAACGGCCGATTGCTCGACCTGGGTTGCGGTGCCGGGCATGTGAGTTTCCAGCTGGCGCCGTTGATGGCCGAGGTGGTGGCCTATGATCTGTCTGCCGACATGCTCACCGTTGTGGCGGCCACCGCCGCCGAGCGTGGGCTGACGCAGGTGCGCACCATGCAAGGTATCGCCGAGCGCTTGCCGTTCGAGAGCGGCAGCCTGGATGCTGTGGTCAGCCGCTACTCGGCGCACCATTGGAGCGACCTGGGACAGGCACTGCGCGAAGTGCGGCGCGTGCTACGTCCAGGCGGGATTGCTGCCTTTATCGATGTGGTGGCGCCTGGGCTGCCATTGCTGGACACGCACCTGCAGGCGATCGAGCTGCTGCGCGATACCAGCCATGTGCGTGACTACGGCGTGGCGCAGTGGTTGCAGATGCTGGGCGATGCCGGCTTGCAGGTGCAGCGTCATCATTGCCAACGGCTGCAGCTGGACTATCTGAGCTGGGTAGACCGCATGCGCACGCCGGAGGTGTTGCGCGCGGCCATTCGCGCATTGCAGAACGCGGCGGTGGACGAGGTGCGCGACTACTTTCAGATTGCCGCCGATGGTTCCTTCAGCACCGATGTGCTGGTGGTATGGGCCGCACGTTGA
- the leuD gene encoding 3-isopropylmalate dehydratase small subunit: protein MTPFTQHTGLVAPLDRANVDTDQIIPKQFLKSIKRTGFGPNLFDEWRYLDIGEPGRDNSQRPINPEFVLNFPRYQGASVLLARENFGCGSSREHAPWALDEYGFRAVIAPSFADIFFNNSFKNGLLPIVLAEAEVDALFQQCLATEGYQLTVDLAAQRVRRTDGVEYSFEIDAFRKHCLLNGLDDIGLTLQDADAIGRFEQGHRARQPWLFGALQ, encoded by the coding sequence ATGACCCCTTTCACTCAACACACCGGACTAGTCGCGCCGCTGGATCGCGCCAACGTCGATACCGACCAGATCATTCCCAAGCAATTTCTCAAGTCGATCAAGCGCACCGGTTTCGGCCCGAACCTGTTCGACGAGTGGCGGTATCTGGACATCGGCGAGCCTGGTCGCGACAACAGCCAGCGCCCGATCAACCCGGAATTCGTCCTCAATTTCCCGCGCTATCAAGGCGCCAGTGTGTTGCTGGCACGCGAAAACTTCGGCTGCGGTTCCTCGCGCGAGCACGCGCCGTGGGCGCTGGACGAGTACGGCTTTCGCGCAGTGATTGCACCGAGCTTTGCCGACATCTTCTTCAACAACAGCTTCAAGAACGGCCTGCTGCCGATCGTGCTGGCCGAAGCGGAAGTGGATGCGCTGTTCCAACAATGCCTGGCGACCGAGGGCTATCAACTCACCGTGGATCTGGCCGCACAACGCGTGCGCCGCACCGATGGCGTGGAATACAGCTTCGAGATCGATGCCTTCCGCAAGCACTGCCTGCTCAACGGGCTGGACGACATCGGCCTGACCTTGCAGGACGCCGATGCGATCGGCCGCTTCGAACAAGGCCATCGCGCGCGTCAACCGTGGTTGTTCGGCGCACTGCAATGA
- the leuC gene encoding 3-isopropylmalate dehydratase large subunit has protein sequence MTAKTLYDKLWELHEVTRRDDGSSLIYIDRHILHEVTSPQAFEGLRLAGRKPWRIDANIATPDHNVPTTRAERQGGLESITDAVSRLQVQTLDENCDDFGILEFKMNDARQGIVHVVGPEQGATLPGMTVVCGDSHTSTHGAFGALAHGIGTSEVEHVLATQCLIAKKMKNMQVRVEGTLPFGVTAKDIVLAVIGKIGTAGGNGHALEFAGSAIRDLSIEGRMTICNMSIEAGARVGMVAVDDKTIAYVKGRPFAPKGADWDAAVALWSTLVSDADAHFDTVVELRAEDIKPQVSWGTSPEMVLAVDQQVPDPAAEQDPTKRDSIERALKYMGLRANQPITQIHLDRVFIGSCTNSRIEDLRAAAAVAKGRKVASTIKQALVVPGSGLVKAQAEAEGLDKVFLDAGFEWREPGCSMCLAMNPDKLGSGEHCASTSNRNFEGRQGAGGRTHLVSPAMAAAAAVSGHFVDVRELGDLGVGIRDS, from the coding sequence ATGACTGCCAAGACGCTGTACGACAAGTTGTGGGAACTGCACGAGGTCACGCGCCGTGACGATGGTTCGTCGCTGATCTATATCGACCGCCACATCCTGCACGAAGTGACCTCGCCGCAAGCCTTCGAAGGCCTGCGCCTGGCCGGGCGCAAGCCTTGGCGCATCGACGCCAATATCGCCACGCCCGACCACAACGTGCCGACCACGCGTGCCGAGCGTCAGGGCGGGCTGGAGTCGATCACCGACGCCGTCTCGCGCCTGCAGGTGCAGACCCTGGACGAGAACTGCGACGACTTCGGCATCCTCGAGTTCAAGATGAACGACGCGCGCCAGGGCATCGTGCATGTGGTCGGCCCGGAGCAGGGCGCCACCTTGCCGGGCATGACCGTGGTCTGTGGCGATTCGCATACCTCCACGCACGGCGCGTTCGGCGCGCTGGCGCATGGCATCGGCACCTCGGAGGTCGAGCATGTGCTGGCCACGCAATGCCTGATCGCCAAGAAGATGAAGAACATGCAGGTGCGGGTGGAGGGCACGCTGCCGTTCGGCGTGACCGCCAAGGACATCGTGCTGGCGGTGATCGGCAAGATCGGCACCGCTGGCGGCAACGGCCATGCGCTGGAATTTGCCGGCAGCGCGATCCGCGACTTGTCGATCGAAGGCCGCATGACCATCTGCAACATGTCGATCGAAGCCGGCGCGCGCGTCGGCATGGTGGCGGTGGACGACAAGACGATTGCCTACGTCAAAGGTCGCCCATTCGCGCCCAAGGGCGCCGACTGGGACGCGGCGGTCGCGTTGTGGAGCACGCTGGTGTCCGATGCCGATGCGCACTTCGACACAGTGGTGGAACTGCGCGCGGAAGACATCAAGCCGCAAGTCAGCTGGGGTACCTCGCCGGAGATGGTGCTTGCGGTGGACCAGCAGGTGCCGGATCCGGCCGCCGAACAGGATCCGACCAAGCGCGACTCGATCGAGCGCGCGCTGAAATACATGGGCTTGCGGGCAAATCAGCCGATCACCCAGATCCATCTGGATCGCGTGTTCATCGGCTCATGCACCAACTCGCGCATCGAAGACCTGCGTGCGGCCGCTGCGGTTGCCAAGGGCCGCAAGGTCGCTTCCACCATCAAGCAAGCATTGGTGGTGCCGGGCTCCGGTTTGGTGAAAGCGCAAGCCGAAGCCGAAGGCCTGGACAAGGTGTTTCTGGACGCCGGCTTCGAATGGCGCGAGCCGGGTTGTTCGATGTGTCTGGCGATGAACCCGGACAAGCTGGGCAGCGGCGAGCATTGCGCTTCCACTTCCAACCGCAATTTCGAAGGCCGCCAGGGCGCCGGTGGTCGCACCCATCTGGTCAGCCCGGCGATGGCAGCGGCTGCTGCGGTCAGTGGTCACTTCGTTGATGTGCGTGAGCTTGGGGATTTGGGAGTGGGGATTCGGGATTCGTAA
- a CDS encoding TolC family outer membrane protein, protein MIRRSLVLALAAALSPMAAHATDLLQVYEMARNGDPQLAVAESTRLVNREGQVQARAALLPQLNGAYDYSKSHREIEGQDGRITTSSRSSQIQGSQTIFNWAQFSNLRAQREVARAADFTLASANNDLITRTSAAYFQVLVGIESLAAAETNEAAAKKQFDYADKRLEVGLAPITDVHEARAQYDQARADTINARNTLKDYYQALTELTGQPVVGLRALPEEFRPEVPAAYSDVDQLVATAIADNPALKAQQLQVSAAEASITAARAGHLPTVNLTGSVGRSNSWGTGAAESGVFTTQGRDIDTDSIGISVSIPIFAGGATQSAVRQALSQRDIQQDTYEQQKRALDRNTRNAYQTVVAGISEVEARRLAVVSAQAAYDASQVGLEVGTRTVLDVVQNQRTLFQAQLNYAQSRYNFLQNRLLLGQAIGKLDITDLQDVNRLLSQDAESKLQGSGSLQ, encoded by the coding sequence ATGATCCGCCGATCCCTCGTTCTGGCCCTGGCCGCCGCCCTGTCTCCGATGGCAGCACATGCCACCGATCTGCTGCAGGTCTACGAAATGGCCCGCAACGGCGATCCCCAGCTGGCAGTGGCCGAGTCCACGCGGCTGGTGAATCGGGAGGGACAGGTACAGGCGCGTGCGGCGCTGTTGCCGCAGCTCAACGGTGCTTACGACTACAGTAAATCCCACCGCGAAATCGAAGGCCAAGATGGCCGCATAACCACCTCGTCGCGCTCCAGCCAAATCCAAGGCTCCCAGACGATCTTCAATTGGGCGCAGTTCTCCAACCTGCGCGCTCAGCGCGAAGTTGCAAGGGCAGCCGACTTCACACTGGCATCTGCCAATAATGACCTGATCACCCGCACCTCGGCGGCGTATTTTCAGGTCCTGGTGGGCATCGAGTCGCTGGCGGCTGCAGAGACCAACGAAGCCGCAGCCAAGAAGCAGTTCGACTACGCCGACAAACGCCTGGAAGTGGGCCTGGCCCCGATCACCGACGTGCATGAAGCGCGTGCTCAGTACGACCAGGCGCGTGCAGATACGATCAACGCCCGCAACACGCTGAAGGACTACTACCAAGCACTTACCGAGTTGACCGGCCAGCCGGTAGTTGGTCTACGTGCACTGCCGGAAGAGTTTCGCCCCGAGGTGCCTGCCGCCTACAGTGACGTCGACCAGTTGGTGGCGACTGCCATCGCAGACAACCCGGCGTTGAAGGCGCAGCAATTGCAGGTCAGCGCGGCCGAGGCCAGCATTACCGCAGCACGTGCCGGCCATTTGCCCACCGTCAATCTGACCGGCAGCGTGGGACGCAGCAATAGCTGGGGCACAGGGGCTGCGGAAAGCGGTGTGTTTACGACCCAAGGCCGCGACATCGATACCGATTCGATCGGCATCAGCGTGTCAATTCCAATCTTTGCCGGCGGCGCAACACAGTCCGCAGTACGTCAAGCACTCTCGCAGCGCGATATCCAGCAAGATACCTACGAGCAGCAGAAGCGCGCACTCGATCGCAACACGCGCAATGCGTATCAGACCGTGGTCGCCGGCATCAGCGAAGTGGAAGCACGTCGTCTGGCCGTGGTCTCCGCACAGGCCGCATACGACGCGTCGCAGGTGGGTCTGGAAGTCGGTACGCGCACCGTGCTGGACGTAGTGCAGAACCAGCGCACCTTGTTCCAGGCGCAGCTGAACTATGCGCAGTCACGCTACAACTTCCTGCAGAACCGTTTGCTGCTGGGCCAGGCGATCGGCAAGCTCGACATCACTGATCTGCAGGATGTGAACCGCCTGCTGTCCCAGGATGCCGAGTCCAAGCTGCAAGGCAGTGGTTCGCTGCAGTAA